A single genomic interval of Bradyrhizobium sp. AZCC 1693 harbors:
- a CDS encoding DUF5107 domain-containing protein: MSLRESTISWSTVKYATSAENGFVGGSLDKKTIVDRTFKTHVLENRYLKVTLVPEFGGRILSIIYKPTGHEQLYRTEVGVPYGMEAGNFYYDWLMVYGGIFPTFPDAEHGRTWLKPWDFKVVKESAGEVTVSMSLKDDFAYSAAPKQFLKGSTGIEATYYVTLKADRAALDARAVLKNPQARTIDYEYWTCTTLAPGSDPNNPRTTGGAEIIAPIEAYSTPAWSANLSGGDESAGTGRSRFEKLRYFRNWPTMGIAYAAPDMLGGNFWGVINHDNEEGIIRIADNKVTRGLKMWTWGYQSFTNETDARKDPTEARPYVELWAGMSDQFFHRAQLPARGEVSIPETYSPTVGMSNVTAANENILINFSAAASGVSLQFFSIEPATPLRVTLKRGDAILFNDAVTADPKNGNRISATIPAGGSGEQVRLTITTAEGKELMAAETKIK; encoded by the coding sequence GTGTCTCTCCGCGAGTCGACGATTTCGTGGAGCACCGTCAAGTACGCGACCTCTGCGGAGAACGGATTCGTCGGCGGGTCGCTCGACAAGAAGACCATCGTCGATCGCACGTTCAAGACCCACGTGCTCGAGAATCGCTATCTGAAGGTAACGCTCGTCCCCGAATTCGGCGGGCGCATTCTTTCCATCATCTACAAGCCGACCGGCCACGAACAGCTCTATCGCACGGAAGTAGGCGTGCCTTACGGCATGGAGGCCGGCAATTTTTATTACGACTGGCTGATGGTGTATGGCGGCATCTTCCCCACCTTCCCGGATGCCGAGCACGGCCGGACGTGGCTGAAGCCGTGGGATTTCAAGGTGGTGAAGGAGAGCGCCGGCGAAGTGACGGTGTCGATGTCGCTTAAGGATGATTTCGCATATTCCGCGGCACCAAAGCAGTTCCTCAAGGGTTCGACGGGTATCGAAGCGACTTACTATGTCACGCTGAAAGCCGATCGCGCCGCGCTCGATGCGCGCGCGGTGCTGAAAAATCCGCAAGCCCGGACGATCGACTACGAGTACTGGACGTGCACGACGCTCGCGCCGGGATCGGACCCGAATAATCCCAGGACAACCGGCGGCGCCGAAATCATCGCGCCGATCGAGGCCTACAGCACGCCCGCCTGGTCGGCCAATCTGTCCGGCGGCGACGAGAGCGCAGGCACGGGCAGGAGCCGTTTCGAAAAACTGCGCTACTTCAGGAACTGGCCGACGATGGGCATCGCATACGCAGCGCCCGATATGCTGGGCGGGAATTTCTGGGGCGTGATCAACCACGACAACGAAGAAGGGATCATCCGCATCGCCGACAATAAGGTCACGCGGGGTTTGAAGATGTGGACGTGGGGATATCAGTCATTCACGAACGAGACCGACGCACGCAAGGACCCGACCGAAGCGCGGCCCTACGTCGAATTATGGGCGGGCATGTCGGACCAGTTTTTCCACCGCGCCCAGCTTCCCGCGCGGGGCGAAGTGTCTATTCCGGAGACCTACAGCCCGACCGTCGGCATGAGCAACGTGACGGCTGCGAACGAGAATATCCTGATCAATTTCTCGGCCGCCGCATCCGGCGTGAGTCTTCAGTTCTTCAGCATCGAACCGGCCACGCCTTTGCGCGTAACGTTGAAACGCGGCGATGCGATATTGTTCAACGACGCCGTAACAGCCGACCCGAAAAACGGAAATCGCATTTCTGCGACGATTCCCGCCGGCGGCAGCGGCGAACAGGTGCGGCTCACGATCACGACCGCGGAAGGTAAAGAGCTGATGGCGGCCGAGACAAAAATAAAGTGA
- the ftsW gene encoding putative lipid II flippase FtsW produces the protein MLHRDQRTPFSDWWWTVDKLLLGAIMALMLGGVILSLAASPPVATRIGLDPFHFFGRHVLFLLPSLLVLIGVSFLSPKQIRRLALLVFVVSILLIVATLVFGPEVKGSRRWITLLGVNIQASESAKPAFVVMAAWLFAESTKRPEMPATSMAIVLLLTLVSLLVMEPDFGQTMLILMVWGALFFIAGMRMIWVAGLAGAAGLGLFGAYLLVPHVAGRIRRFMNPASGDTFQVDMAMEAFWNGGWFGLGPGEGIAKRSLPDSHTDFVFAVAAEEFGIILCLALVALFAFVVIRTLTRAYSSEDMFARFAASGLAILFGVQAAINMAVNLQLIPAKGMTLPFISYGGSSIISLAYGVGMMLALTRQRPRTEVESMNAAGVARGYA, from the coding sequence ATGCTCCACCGTGACCAACGCACGCCGTTTTCGGACTGGTGGTGGACCGTGGATAAGCTGCTGCTCGGCGCGATCATGGCGCTGATGCTGGGCGGCGTCATCCTGTCGCTGGCGGCGAGTCCGCCGGTGGCGACGCGGATCGGGCTCGATCCCTTCCATTTCTTCGGCCGGCATGTGCTGTTCCTGCTGCCGTCCTTGCTGGTGCTGATCGGGGTGTCGTTCCTGTCGCCGAAGCAGATCCGCCGTCTCGCGCTGCTGGTGTTCGTGGTGAGCATTCTCTTGATCGTGGCGACGCTTGTCTTCGGGCCCGAGGTGAAGGGATCGCGGCGCTGGATCACGCTGCTTGGCGTCAACATCCAGGCTTCCGAATCCGCAAAACCCGCTTTCGTCGTGATGGCGGCGTGGCTGTTTGCGGAATCGACCAAGCGGCCGGAAATGCCGGCAACGTCGATGGCGATCGTGCTGCTGCTGACGCTGGTGTCGCTGCTGGTAATGGAACCGGATTTCGGCCAGACCATGCTGATCCTGATGGTGTGGGGCGCGCTGTTCTTCATCGCAGGGATGCGGATGATCTGGGTGGCCGGCCTTGCCGGCGCCGCGGGCCTCGGATTGTTCGGCGCCTATCTTCTGGTCCCGCACGTCGCGGGCCGTATCAGGCGCTTCATGAACCCGGCCTCCGGCGATACGTTCCAGGTCGATATGGCGATGGAGGCGTTCTGGAACGGCGGCTGGTTCGGGCTTGGGCCCGGCGAGGGCATTGCCAAACGCAGCCTGCCGGACAGCCATACCGACTTCGTGTTCGCGGTGGCCGCCGAAGAGTTCGGCATCATCCTGTGCCTGGCGCTGGTGGCGCTGTTCGCCTTCGTCGTGATTCGCACGCTGACGCGCGCCTATTCGAGCGAGGACATGTTCGCGCGCTTTGCGGCGTCGGGGCTTGCGATCCTGTTCGGTGTGCAGGCCGCGATCAACATGGCGGTCAATCTGCAACTGATTCCCGCCAAGGGCATGACGCTGCCCTTCATCTCCTATGGCGGCTCGTCGATCATCTCGCTGGCCTATGGCGTCGGCATGATGCTGGCGCTGACACGGCAGCGTCCGCGCACCGAGGTGGAATCGATGAACGCGGCCGGAGTGGCGCGCGGTTACGCTTGA
- a CDS encoding D-alanine--D-alanine ligase family protein: MRITILFGGTNTERLVSVASGQALHRALPEADLWFWDVADTVHEVASQQLLGHARPFEDEFKPGNRGLSLEAALDKARAEDRVLVLGLHGGRAENGELQAMCELRGIPFTGSGSASSNLALDKVAAKRFVAIAGVAAPAGVALENLDAAFAEYGRLIAKPARDGSSYGLIFVNAKQDLVAVRNAAKTEEYLIEPFISGVEATCGVLEQSDGSMFSLPPIEIVPADGAFDYAAKYLLKSTQEICPGRFSPEITAALMDQALRAHKALSCSGYSRTDFIVSAKGLVYLETNTLPGLTAASLYPKALKAQGIEFADFLRDQIALAERRNRERV, translated from the coding sequence ATGCGGATTACCATTCTCTTTGGCGGCACTAACACGGAGCGGCTGGTCTCGGTCGCGAGCGGCCAGGCGCTGCATCGGGCGTTGCCGGAAGCCGATCTCTGGTTCTGGGATGTTGCCGATACCGTGCATGAGGTCGCCTCGCAGCAACTGCTCGGGCACGCGCGTCCATTCGAGGATGAATTCAAACCCGGCAACCGCGGCCTGTCCCTCGAAGCGGCGCTCGACAAGGCCAGGGCTGAGGATCGCGTGCTGGTGCTCGGCCTGCATGGCGGCCGGGCCGAGAACGGCGAGTTGCAGGCGATGTGCGAACTGCGCGGGATTCCCTTCACCGGCTCCGGCTCGGCGTCGTCCAATCTCGCCCTGGACAAGGTGGCGGCCAAACGATTCGTGGCGATTGCGGGCGTCGCGGCACCGGCCGGTGTCGCCCTGGAAAACCTCGACGCGGCGTTTGCCGAATACGGCAGGCTGATCGCAAAGCCGGCGCGGGATGGATCGAGCTATGGCCTGATCTTCGTCAATGCGAAGCAGGATCTCGTCGCCGTACGCAACGCCGCAAAAACAGAGGAATATCTGATCGAGCCGTTCATCTCGGGCGTGGAAGCGACCTGCGGCGTGCTGGAGCAGTCGGACGGCTCGATGTTTTCGCTGCCGCCGATCGAGATCGTGCCCGCGGATGGCGCGTTCGATTACGCGGCGAAATACCTGCTGAAATCGACCCAGGAGATCTGCCCTGGGCGTTTTTCGCCCGAGATCACAGCCGCGCTCATGGACCAGGCGCTGCGAGCGCACAAAGCGTTGTCCTGCAGCGGCTATTCCCGGACCGACTTCATCGTCTCGGCGAAGGGGCTGGTTTATCTGGAAACCAACACGCTGCCGGGCCTGACCGCCGCATCGCTCTACCCGAAGGCGCTGAAGGCGCAGGGGATCGAATTTGCGGATTTTCTGCGTGATCAGATCGCGCTGGCCGAACGGCGGAACCGGGAACGGGTTTGA
- a CDS encoding GIY-YIG nuclease family protein gives MAGLVPAIHVLQYLGVAGGYIYILTNRPNGILYVGVTSDLVRRVFEHRSGFVDGFTRRYGLKRLVYFEQFDDIRDAIQREHNIKHWSRAWKVWKIVAMNPDWDDLFDEITK, from the coding sequence ATGGCCGGGCTTGTCCCGGCCATCCACGTCTTGCAGTATCTCGGCGTGGCAGGTGGATACATCTATATTCTGACCAATCGTCCGAACGGCATCCTGTATGTCGGCGTAACAAGCGATCTTGTCCGCCGAGTATTCGAACATCGTTCCGGATTCGTCGACGGCTTTACCAGGCGGTACGGATTGAAACGGTTGGTCTATTTTGAACAATTCGACGACATTCGTGACGCTATCCAGCGCGAACACAATATCAAGCATTGGTCGCGCGCGTGGAAGGTCTGGAAGATCGTCGCGATGAACCCGGATTGGGACGATCTCTTCGACGAAATTACGAAGTAA
- the murB gene encoding UDP-N-acetylmuramate dehydrogenase encodes MTYPDITPDLKSAMPELRGRLLANQSLAELTWFRVGGPAQVLFTPADEDDLAYFLKLLPNELPVYVVGVGSNLIVRDGGMAGVVIRLSPRAFGETSASGDTVNAGTAALDKRVAETAVAANIGGMEFFFGIPGTIGGALRMNAGANGSETKDVLIEATGIGRDGARHVFSNADMKFVYRNSGVDASVIFTSARFRGAVTDAEAIRARMNEVQTHRETAQPIREKTGGSTFKNPPGNSAWKLIDAAGCRGLRVGGAQVSEMHCNFLINTGNATGHDIETLGETVRERVKANSGIELHWEIKRIGIPS; translated from the coding sequence GTGACCTATCCCGACATCACACCCGATCTCAAATCCGCGATGCCGGAGCTGCGCGGGCGGTTGCTGGCGAACCAGTCGCTGGCGGAGCTGACGTGGTTTCGCGTCGGCGGGCCGGCGCAGGTGCTGTTTACGCCGGCGGATGAAGACGATCTCGCGTACTTCCTGAAGCTGCTCCCGAACGAGTTGCCGGTCTATGTCGTCGGCGTCGGCTCCAACCTGATTGTGCGCGACGGTGGCATGGCGGGGGTAGTGATCCGCCTGTCGCCGCGGGCGTTCGGCGAGACGTCCGCTTCAGGCGATACCGTCAACGCAGGCACGGCCGCGCTCGACAAGCGCGTGGCAGAGACCGCGGTAGCCGCCAATATCGGCGGCATGGAATTCTTCTTCGGTATCCCCGGCACCATCGGCGGCGCGCTGCGGATGAATGCCGGCGCCAATGGCAGCGAAACCAAGGACGTTCTGATCGAGGCCACCGGCATCGGTCGCGACGGCGCCAGGCATGTCTTCAGCAATGCCGATATGAAGTTCGTCTATCGCAACAGCGGCGTCGACGCTTCAGTCATTTTCACCTCCGCGCGTTTTCGCGGCGCCGTCACGGACGCTGAAGCCATTCGCGCGCGGATGAACGAGGTGCAGACCCATCGCGAAACCGCTCAGCCGATTCGCGAAAAGACTGGAGGATCGACCTTCAAGAATCCACCCGGCAACAGCGCCTGGAAACTGATCGATGCCGCCGGCTGCCGGGGCCTTCGTGTCGGCGGGGCGCAGGTGTCGGAAATGCACTGCAATTTCCTCATCAATACCGGTAACGCCACCGGGCATGATATTGAAACGTTGGGTGAAACCGTGCGCGAGCGGGTTAAGGCGAATTCCGGAATCGAGCTACACTGGGAAATCAAGCGGATCGGGATTCCATCGTAA
- the murG gene encoding undecaprenyldiphospho-muramoylpentapeptide beta-N-acetylglucosaminyltransferase, producing MDNAPLILLAAGGTGGHLFPAEALGVELIKRGLRVRLATDARALRYSGLFTRENIDVVPSETVRGRSLLALARTVYTLGYGTLVAARLERRLKPAAVVGFGGYPTVPPLIAARLLGVPGIIHDANAVLGRANRFLSRRVNAIATSLPGVLDRDPDLAGKTVTVGTPMRPAILTAAAVPFASPEPNGPLRLLVVGGSQGARVMSDIVPGAIEKLEPMLWSRLILTQQVRKEDMGRVRAIYERRRINAELAPFFSDLPARLASSHLVISRSGAGTVAELAAIGRPSILVPLPGAIDQDQFANAGVLAQVDGALRIPQGEFTPDRLAAEISAFAAEPARLTAMASAARSVGRLDAAERLADLVMKTAGI from the coding sequence ATGGACAACGCACCTCTCATTCTACTCGCTGCCGGCGGCACCGGCGGTCATCTGTTTCCCGCCGAAGCGCTGGGCGTCGAGCTCATCAAACGCGGCCTGCGCGTGCGATTGGCGACCGATGCTCGCGCCCTGCGCTACAGCGGACTTTTCACCAGGGAAAATATCGACGTGGTGCCGAGCGAGACCGTGCGCGGCCGCTCGCTGCTGGCGCTGGCGCGCACCGTCTACACGCTTGGTTACGGCACGCTGGTGGCTGCCAGGTTGGAGCGGCGGCTAAAACCTGCCGCCGTGGTCGGCTTCGGTGGCTATCCGACGGTGCCGCCGCTGATAGCAGCAAGGCTGCTCGGCGTGCCCGGCATCATTCACGACGCCAACGCCGTGCTCGGCCGCGCCAACCGCTTTCTCTCCCGCCGCGTCAACGCCATTGCCACCTCGCTGCCGGGCGTGCTCGATCGCGATCCCGATCTCGCCGGCAAGACGGTGACCGTCGGCACGCCGATGCGGCCCGCGATCCTCACGGCCGCCGCTGTGCCGTTTGCGTCTCCCGAACCGAACGGGCCGCTCCGCCTGCTGGTGGTCGGCGGCAGCCAGGGCGCGCGGGTCATGAGCGATATCGTGCCGGGCGCAATCGAAAAGCTGGAGCCAATGCTGTGGAGCCGCCTGATTCTCACTCAGCAGGTGCGCAAGGAAGATATGGGGCGGGTGCGTGCGATCTATGAGCGGCGCAGGATCAATGCCGAACTCGCGCCGTTCTTTTCCGACCTGCCGGCGCGGCTGGCGTCGAGCCACCTCGTGATCTCGCGCTCCGGCGCCGGCACGGTGGCGGAACTCGCCGCGATCGGCCGGCCCTCGATTCTGGTGCCGCTGCCCGGCGCGATCGACCAGGACCAGTTCGCCAATGCCGGCGTGCTGGCCCAGGTGGATGGCGCTTTACGGATTCCGCAAGGAGAATTCACGCCCGACCGGCTGGCCGCCGAAATCTCCGCTTTCGCCGCCGAACCGGCGCGGCTGACCGCGATGGCATCAGCCGCCCGCAGCGTCGGCAGGCTGGATGCCGCCGAACGGTTAGCCGATCTGGTGATGAAAACCGCCGGAATCTAG
- the murC gene encoding UDP-N-acetylmuramate--L-alanine ligase: MRLPREIGPIHFVGIGGIGMSGIAEVLVNLGYTVQGSDASESGNVARLREKGVKVSVGHKAENVDGADVVVVSTAIKRDNPELMAARAQRIPVVRRAEMLAELMRLKSCVAIAGTHGKTTTTTMVATLLDAGGLDPTVINGGIINAYGSNARLGAGDWMVVEADESDGTFLKLPSDVVIVTNIDPEHLDHFKTFEAIQDAFRNFVENVPFYGFAVMCTDHPVVQSLVGKIEDRRIITYGENPQADARLVDLTPTGGGSTFKVVFRNRKTDATHEISDLMLPMPGRHNASNATAAIALAHELGMSDEAIRKAIAGFGGVKRRFTRTGEWNGVTVIDDYGHHPVEIAAVLKAARESTNGKVIGVVQPHRFTRLQSLFEEFCTCFNDADAVVVAEVYPAGEAPIEGIDRDHFVTGLRAHGHREVIPLPNAGELAKVVHGLAGPGDLVVCLGAGNITQWAYALPGELKALG, translated from the coding sequence ATGAGACTGCCGCGCGAGATCGGACCCATTCACTTCGTCGGGATCGGCGGCATCGGCATGAGCGGCATCGCCGAGGTGTTGGTCAATCTCGGCTATACCGTGCAGGGCTCCGACGCCTCCGAGAGCGGCAATGTCGCGCGGCTGCGGGAGAAGGGCGTCAAGGTCTCGGTCGGCCACAAGGCCGAGAATGTCGACGGCGCCGACGTGGTCGTGGTCTCGACCGCGATCAAGCGTGACAATCCCGAATTGATGGCGGCCCGCGCCCAGCGCATTCCGGTGGTGCGCCGGGCCGAAATGCTGGCCGAGCTGATGCGGCTGAAAAGCTGCGTCGCGATTGCCGGCACTCATGGCAAGACCACGACGACGACGATGGTGGCGACGCTGCTCGATGCCGGCGGCCTCGATCCGACCGTGATCAACGGCGGTATCATCAATGCCTACGGCTCCAACGCGCGGCTGGGCGCCGGTGACTGGATGGTGGTCGAAGCCGATGAGAGCGACGGCACGTTCCTGAAGCTGCCGTCCGATGTCGTGATCGTCACCAATATCGATCCCGAACATCTCGATCACTTCAAGACTTTCGAGGCGATCCAGGACGCGTTCCGCAATTTCGTCGAGAACGTGCCGTTCTACGGCTTTGCCGTGATGTGCACCGATCATCCCGTGGTGCAGAGCCTCGTCGGCAAGATCGAGGATCGCCGCATCATCACCTACGGTGAAAACCCGCAGGCCGACGCGCGGCTGGTCGACCTGACGCCGACCGGCGGCGGCTCGACATTCAAGGTCGTGTTCCGCAACCGCAAGACCGACGCCACGCACGAGATATCGGACCTCATGCTGCCGATGCCCGGACGGCATAACGCCTCGAATGCGACGGCGGCGATCGCGTTGGCGCACGAGCTCGGCATGTCCGACGAGGCGATCCGCAAGGCGATCGCAGGTTTTGGCGGCGTCAAGCGGCGCTTCACCCGGACCGGGGAGTGGAACGGCGTCACCGTGATCGACGATTACGGCCATCACCCCGTTGAGATCGCGGCCGTCCTTAAAGCGGCGCGTGAATCCACCAACGGCAAGGTCATCGGCGTAGTTCAGCCGCACCGCTTCACCCGCCTGCAATCGCTGTTTGAGGAGTTCTGCACCTGCTTCAACGATGCCGATGCGGTCGTGGTCGCTGAGGTCTATCCGGCCGGCGAGGCGCCGATCGAGGGCATCGACCGCGATCATTTTGTCACAGGCCTGCGCGCCCACGGGCATCGCGAGGTGATCCCGCTGCCGAACGCGGGCGAACTCGCCAAGGTGGTTCACGGCCTCGCCGGTCCCGGCGACCTCGTCGTCTGCCTGGGCGCCGGCAACATCACGCAATGGGCCTACGCGCTGCCGGGCGAATTGAAGGCGTTGGGGTGA
- the ftsA gene encoding cell division protein FtsA, with product MTGLDRNQTPKTRPVDHKRTALVASLDVGTSKIACMIARLKPSPPSEALRGRTHAVELIGYSQIQSRGVKAGAVVDLAECEQAVRQAVALAERMAKVRVESVLLSVSGGRLQGALVEAAADIRGGAVTADDVTRVTSTGMRHATGEGRTVLHALPVGYALDGVKGIRDPRGMVARQFGVDMNVVTADATVARNLMLVVERCHLNVEAMAASPYVAGLSVLTDDEADLGAAVIEMGAGSTTIATYSAGRFVHASGFALGGQHVTMDLARGVGACIADAERIKTLYGTVLTGGSDARELMSVPTAGEEHDAPQIVSRATIANIVRHRAEEIFEMVRDRLADSPFAAEPRARVVLSGGASQLTGTVELATRILNRPVRIGRPLGFGRLPNEAKSASFAVPAGLLVYPQYAHLEHVEPRHTRQLRTGTDGYFGKVGRWLREGF from the coding sequence ATGACCGGCCTCGATCGCAACCAGACCCCGAAGACGCGTCCCGTCGACCACAAGCGCACGGCGCTGGTGGCGTCGCTCGACGTCGGCACCAGCAAGATCGCCTGCATGATCGCGCGGCTGAAGCCGTCGCCGCCGAGCGAGGCGCTGCGCGGCCGCACCCATGCGGTGGAATTGATCGGCTACAGCCAGATCCAGTCGCGCGGCGTCAAGGCAGGCGCCGTGGTCGATCTCGCCGAATGCGAGCAGGCGGTGCGGCAGGCCGTGGCGCTGGCCGAGCGCATGGCCAAGGTCCGAGTTGAGTCAGTATTGCTGTCGGTTTCCGGCGGCCGGCTGCAAGGCGCCCTGGTCGAGGCCGCCGCCGATATCAGAGGCGGCGCCGTTACCGCCGATGACGTCACCCGGGTGACCTCCACCGGCATGCGCCACGCCACCGGCGAGGGCCGCACCGTGCTCCACGCGCTGCCGGTCGGCTACGCGCTCGATGGCGTCAAGGGCATCCGCGACCCCCGCGGCATGGTGGCCCGGCAATTCGGCGTCGACATGAACGTCGTGACGGCAGATGCAACCGTTGCCCGCAATTTGATGCTGGTGGTCGAACGCTGCCACCTCAATGTCGAGGCCATGGCGGCGAGTCCTTATGTCGCAGGCCTTTCCGTGTTGACCGACGACGAGGCCGATCTCGGCGCCGCCGTGATCGAAATGGGGGCCGGATCGACCACGATTGCGACCTATTCTGCCGGCCGCTTCGTGCACGCCTCGGGTTTTGCGCTCGGCGGCCAGCACGTGACCATGGATCTTGCACGCGGCGTCGGCGCATGCATTGCGGATGCCGAGCGAATCAAGACTTTATACGGGACCGTGCTGACCGGCGGGTCCGACGCGCGCGAGTTGATGTCTGTTCCGACTGCAGGCGAGGAACACGATGCGCCGCAGATCGTCTCGCGCGCCACGATCGCGAACATCGTCCGGCATCGCGCCGAGGAGATTTTTGAAATGGTCCGGGACCGGCTCGCGGATTCCCCCTTTGCGGCAGAGCCGCGGGCGCGGGTTGTCTTGAGCGGCGGGGCGTCCCAGCTCACCGGCACCGTCGAACTCGCCACCCGCATTCTCAACCGGCCGGTCCGGATCGGCCGGCCGCTCGGATTCGGCCGGCTGCCCAACGAGGCCAAGAGCGCCTCGTTCGCGGTGCCCGCAGGCCTCCTGGTCTATCCGCAATACGCTCATCTGGAACACGTAGAACCGCGGCATACGCGGCAGCTCAGGACAGGGACTGACGGCTATTTCGGAAAGGTCGGACGATGGCTTCGCGAGGGCTTCTGA
- a CDS encoding cell division protein FtsQ/DivIB — translation MDGAGRLARSLRSLGPQADLKAAAIGAAVLLRERLGLRARVPARSVIDRAPPNRLVLLVERYLPNRAGVALTVLMLLGSAGLGIVKGGHVDDFMVALSDTRNALANSAGFRITTVAINGRKHLSQDEVLAIGGVNGRSSLLFLDAATVRDKLKANPWISDATILKLYPGQLQIDIVERTAFALWQQDGRLSVISEDGAVLEPNVSRRFVTLPLVVGKGADVRARDFLALLDRYPQVRIATKAAILVGERRWNLRLKDGLDIRLPENDVGNALAVLSKLDKEDRLFSRDIVAVDMRLPDRLTVQLSDDAAKAREELFKDKKTKKKAGDA, via the coding sequence ATGGATGGTGCAGGACGCCTCGCTCGGTCGCTGAGATCGCTGGGGCCCCAAGCTGACCTGAAGGCGGCCGCTATTGGAGCGGCCGTGCTGCTGCGCGAGCGGCTGGGCCTTCGTGCCCGCGTCCCGGCCAGGTCCGTGATCGATCGCGCGCCGCCGAATCGCCTGGTCCTTCTGGTCGAACGTTACCTTCCGAACCGCGCAGGCGTCGCCTTGACCGTGCTGATGCTGCTCGGCAGCGCAGGCTTGGGCATCGTCAAGGGCGGCCATGTCGACGACTTCATGGTGGCGCTCAGCGATACCCGTAATGCGCTCGCCAATTCCGCCGGGTTCCGCATCACCACCGTTGCCATCAACGGCCGCAAGCACTTGAGCCAGGACGAGGTGCTCGCGATCGGCGGCGTCAATGGCCGCTCCTCGCTGCTGTTCCTCGACGCCGCCACCGTGCGCGACAAGCTCAAGGCCAATCCCTGGATATCGGACGCGACCATCCTGAAACTCTATCCCGGCCAGTTGCAGATCGACATCGTCGAGCGCACGGCGTTCGCGCTGTGGCAGCAGGACGGCCGGCTGTCCGTGATATCGGAGGATGGCGCGGTGCTGGAGCCCAACGTGTCGCGCCGCTTCGTGACATTGCCGCTGGTGGTGGGCAAGGGCGCCGACGTCAGGGCCCGTGATTTCCTCGCCCTTCTGGACCGCTATCCGCAGGTTCGTATCGCGACCAAGGCTGCGATCCTGGTTGGCGAACGGCGCTGGAATCTGCGGCTGAAGGACGGCCTCGACATTCGTCTGCCGGAGAACGACGTCGGCAATGCGCTTGCCGTGCTGAGCAAGCTCGACAAGGAGGACCGGCTGTTCTCGCGCGACATCGTCGCCGTCGACATGCGCTTGCCGGACCGGTTGACGGTGCAATTGTCTGATGATGCGGCCAAGGCCCGCGAAGAACTGTTCAAGGACAAGAAGACCAAGAAGAAGGCCGGTGACGCATGA